The following proteins are co-located in the Synechococcus sp. PROS-U-1 genome:
- a CDS encoding RpoD/SigA family RNA polymerase sigma factor, whose protein sequence is MPSKPRRTGGTRERRSSGTTDLLRLYLQDIGRVDLLTNEEEVTLARLVQRREALLHQQRDLADSHAAIGELHRLEELQRREANQHSHWPTKQEWARAAGLPLPELQQRIDVGYQVWAEQAQLEAKDLRVALRNGRRAKDHMIQANLRLVVAVAKKYQQRGMELLDLVQEGTLGLERAVEKFDPTRGFRFSTYAYWWIRQGITRAIATQSRTIRLPVHVTEKLNRIKRVQQEIASNEGRIASIADLSRELGISEDTVRQTLARVPRSVSLDTRVGREQDTQLGDLIEDGHATPEQTLTHHELHNDLEHLLDELTSREAAVLRRRFGLEDDTPQTLAQIGEELKLSRERVRQIETRALLKLRQPQRRSKVRDYIQGLDS, encoded by the coding sequence TTGCCCAGTAAGCCCCGACGGACAGGGGGAACCCGTGAGCGCCGCAGCAGCGGCACGACGGATCTGCTGCGGCTGTATCTCCAGGACATTGGCCGCGTCGACCTTCTCACCAACGAAGAGGAGGTCACACTGGCGCGTCTGGTGCAGCGCCGCGAAGCACTACTGCACCAGCAACGGGATCTGGCCGATAGCCATGCGGCCATTGGGGAACTTCATCGTCTCGAAGAGCTGCAGCGCCGCGAAGCGAACCAGCACAGCCACTGGCCGACCAAGCAAGAATGGGCCCGGGCGGCCGGGCTGCCCTTGCCGGAGTTGCAGCAGCGAATCGACGTGGGCTACCAGGTCTGGGCTGAGCAGGCACAACTGGAGGCCAAAGACTTAAGGGTTGCCCTTCGCAACGGGCGGCGGGCCAAAGACCACATGATTCAGGCCAACCTGCGGCTTGTGGTGGCGGTGGCCAAGAAATATCAGCAGCGAGGCATGGAACTCCTGGACCTTGTGCAGGAAGGGACGCTCGGGCTGGAACGGGCGGTGGAAAAGTTCGATCCCACCCGTGGCTTTCGCTTCAGCACTTACGCCTACTGGTGGATCCGTCAGGGCATCACCAGGGCGATCGCCACCCAGAGCCGCACCATACGTTTGCCCGTCCACGTCACCGAAAAACTGAACCGGATCAAGCGGGTTCAGCAAGAAATTGCGAGCAACGAAGGGCGCATCGCCTCCATCGCGGATCTGTCGAGAGAGCTCGGCATCAGTGAGGACACCGTGCGCCAGACCCTGGCCCGGGTGCCACGCTCGGTCTCTCTGGACACCCGCGTCGGCCGCGAACAGGACACCCAGCTCGGGGATCTGATCGAAGACGGTCATGCCACCCCTGAGCAAACCCTCACCCACCACGAACTCCACAACGATCTGGAACATCTGCTGGACGAACTCACCAGCCGGGAAGCCGCTGTGCTGCGCCGCCGCTTTGGGCTGGAGGACGACACACCCCAAACGCTGGCCCAGATCGGAGAAGAGCTGAAGCTGTCTCGAGAACGCGTTCGTCAGATCGAAACCCGCGCCTTGCTCAAACTGCGACAACCCCAACGACGCAGCAAAGTCCGCGATTACATCCAGGGCCTGGATTCGTAA
- a CDS encoding Dps family protein → MDMDIDIGLSQEQRSTIADGLGRLLADTYVLYGKTHGFHWNVTGPMFNTLHLMFMEQYTELWTALDEIAERIRALGLMAPHGGSTLAALSSITEAEQHPAALDMVRELVAGHEAVARTARSVFALADAADDQPSADLLTQRLQVHEKTAWMLRSLLDS, encoded by the coding sequence ATGGACATGGACATCGACATCGGCCTCTCCCAAGAGCAGCGCAGCACCATCGCCGATGGACTTGGCCGGCTTTTGGCGGACACCTACGTGCTGTACGGAAAAACCCACGGCTTCCACTGGAATGTCACCGGGCCGATGTTCAACACGCTGCACCTGATGTTCATGGAGCAGTACACCGAACTGTGGACCGCACTGGATGAGATTGCCGAACGGATCCGTGCCCTTGGCCTGATGGCCCCCCATGGCGGCAGCACCCTGGCGGCCTTGTCATCCATCACAGAAGCCGAGCAACATCCAGCAGCATTGGACATGGTTCGGGAGCTGGTGGCGGGCCATGAAGCGGTGGCACGAACAGCGCGCAGTGTTTTCGCGTTGGCAGACGCGGCAGACGATCAGCCCAGTGCAGACCTTTTGACGCAACGCCTCCAGGTACATGAAAAAACCGCCTGGATGCTGCGCAGCCTGCTCGACAGTTAG
- a CDS encoding CTP synthase, translating to MAKFVFITGGVVSSIGKGIVAASLGRLLKSRGYDVSILKLDPYLNVDPGTMSPFQHGEVFVTEDGAETDLDLGHYERFTDTAMSRLNSVTTGSIYQSVINKERRGDYNGGTVQVIPHITGEIRERIHRVASNSNADVVITEIGGTVGDIESLPFLEAIREFRGDVGRNDLAYIHVTLLPFIGTSGELKTKPTQHSVKELRSIGIQPDVLVCRSDRDISDDLKRKIGGFCGVPTRAVIPSLDADSIYAVPLTLEQEGLCREVLDVLNLADHDSDMAAWEQLVHNLRNPGPSVKVALVGKYVQLNDAYLSVVEALQHACIAQDASLDLHWVCAEQIESDGADALLRGMDAVVVPGGFGNRGVDGKIAAIRWAREQRVPFLGLCLGMQTAVIEWARNQAGLTDATSAELDAGTPHPVIHLLPEQQDVVDLGGTMRLGVYPCRIAPETLAQRLYGEEVVYERHRHRYEFNNSYRNLFLESGYVVSGTSPDGRLVELIELKGHPFFTACQYHPEFLSRPGKPHPLFRGLIEAAQQRLPDSPAQALRQQGDIAIP from the coding sequence ATGGCCAAATTCGTCTTCATCACCGGTGGTGTGGTGTCCAGCATTGGCAAGGGGATCGTGGCGGCAAGCCTCGGCCGGCTGCTGAAGTCACGGGGCTACGACGTTTCGATCCTCAAGTTGGATCCATACCTCAATGTGGATCCGGGGACGATGAGCCCGTTCCAGCATGGGGAGGTGTTCGTCACCGAAGACGGCGCGGAAACAGATCTCGACCTCGGCCATTACGAGCGCTTCACCGACACGGCGATGTCACGGCTGAACAGCGTGACCACAGGCTCGATCTACCAATCGGTGATCAATAAAGAACGCCGCGGCGACTACAACGGCGGCACCGTTCAGGTCATTCCCCACATCACCGGCGAAATTCGCGAGCGCATCCACCGGGTTGCGTCCAACAGCAACGCTGATGTGGTGATCACCGAGATCGGCGGCACCGTCGGTGACATCGAATCGCTGCCCTTTCTCGAAGCCATTCGCGAGTTCCGGGGTGACGTGGGTCGCAATGATCTGGCCTACATCCACGTCACCTTGCTGCCCTTCATCGGCACCTCTGGCGAGCTCAAGACCAAGCCAACCCAGCACTCGGTCAAGGAACTGCGCTCCATCGGCATCCAGCCCGATGTGCTGGTTTGCCGCAGTGATCGCGACATCAGCGACGATCTCAAACGGAAGATCGGCGGTTTCTGTGGTGTACCAACCCGTGCCGTCATCCCCTCACTGGACGCCGACAGCATCTATGCCGTTCCCCTGACCCTCGAGCAGGAGGGGCTGTGCCGTGAAGTGCTGGACGTGCTGAACCTGGCAGACCATGACAGCGACATGGCGGCATGGGAACAGCTGGTGCATAACCTCCGCAATCCCGGCCCCTCGGTGAAAGTCGCCTTGGTGGGCAAGTACGTCCAGCTGAACGACGCCTATCTCTCCGTTGTCGAAGCACTGCAGCATGCCTGCATTGCCCAGGATGCCTCTCTCGATCTGCACTGGGTTTGCGCAGAACAGATCGAATCCGATGGTGCCGATGCACTGTTGCGGGGGATGGATGCGGTGGTGGTGCCCGGTGGCTTCGGCAACCGTGGCGTTGACGGAAAAATTGCAGCGATTCGCTGGGCCCGGGAACAACGCGTTCCATTCCTGGGGCTATGCCTCGGAATGCAAACCGCTGTGATCGAGTGGGCACGCAACCAGGCCGGTCTCACGGATGCCACCAGTGCCGAATTGGATGCGGGAACTCCGCATCCCGTGATTCACCTGCTGCCGGAACAGCAGGACGTGGTTGATCTCGGTGGCACGATGCGGCTCGGGGTGTATCCCTGCAGGATTGCCCCGGAAACCCTGGCCCAAAGGCTGTACGGAGAAGAAGTGGTCTATGAACGTCACCGCCATCGCTACGAATTCAACAATTCCTATCGCAATCTGTTCTTGGAATCCGGGTATGTGGTGAGTGGCACCTCCCCGGACGGACGACTGGTGGAGTTGATCGAACTGAAAGGGCATCCCTTCTTTACAGCCTGCCAGTACCACCCCGAATTCCTGTCCCGGCCTGGGAAACCACATCCTTTGTTCCGGGGTCTGATCGAGGCAGCCCAACAACGTCTCCCCGATTCACCTGCCCAGGCCCTAAGGCAACAAGGGGACATTGCGATTCCGTGA
- a CDS encoding 7-carboxy-7-deazaguanine synthase QueE — MADFQRLPVVETFHSLQGEGHHAGRSAFFIRLAGCNVGCPWCDTKHSWPVDQHPAIAVETLAQQALNAQNNGAAFVVVTGGEPLHQDLAPLTQALNHHVDLPIHLETSGVDPLSGRFDWITLSPKRHQPPRHDLLQACHELKVVVHGPEDIRFAAAMEMKCHDDTLRLLQPGWESATGEQLAVKHVLQHAKWRLSIQSHKWLGIR; from the coding sequence ATGGCTGACTTCCAACGTCTCCCGGTAGTGGAAACCTTCCATTCCCTACAGGGAGAGGGTCACCATGCAGGGCGCAGTGCTTTTTTCATCCGTCTTGCCGGCTGCAATGTGGGTTGTCCATGGTGTGACACCAAACACTCCTGGCCCGTTGATCAGCATCCCGCCATTGCCGTGGAGACGTTGGCTCAACAGGCTCTGAACGCACAAAACAACGGAGCCGCTTTTGTGGTGGTCACGGGTGGAGAACCTCTTCATCAAGACCTTGCCCCCCTGACACAAGCTCTTAATCATCACGTCGACCTGCCCATTCACCTGGAAACCAGTGGCGTGGATCCCCTCAGTGGACGTTTTGACTGGATCACCCTCTCACCGAAACGCCACCAACCTCCCAGGCATGACCTCTTGCAGGCTTGCCATGAGCTGAAAGTCGTGGTGCATGGCCCGGAAGACATCCGCTTCGCTGCTGCGATGGAGATGAAGTGCCACGACGACACCCTGCGATTGCTGCAACCTGGATGGGAGAGCGCAACAGGAGAACAGCTGGCTGTGAAGCATGTGCTTCAGCACGCCAAATGGCGCCTCAGCATTCAAAGCCACAAATGGCTAGGAATCCGCTGA